The following nucleotide sequence is from Melioribacteraceae bacterium.
AACTATTACAAATGATTCAACCTGAAGATTTATTAAAATTTGGATTGATACCCGAGTTAATAGGACGATTACCGATTATCGCTCCTCTTCATTCATTAAACGAAGATGCTTTGAAAAGTATTCTCACAAAACCGAAGAATGCGATTATCAAACAATTTAAAAAATTGTTTATGATGGAAGGTGTAGAGTTGGAGTTTGATAAAAATTCTCTCGAAGCTATTGTAGTAAAAGCAATGGAAAGGAAAACAGGTGCACGCGCACTTCGTTCAATAGTAGAGGGGGTTTTGCTCGATATTATGTATGAGCTTCCTAACATGAATAAAGTTGAAAAATGTTTAATTACAAAAGACACGATTAATAAAGGCTCAAAGCCGGTGTATATTGAGTCCGATAGAAAATCGGCGTAATTCACACTTAATAAATTTTCTAACTTCCTAACTTTTCAATGAAGAAAATATTTTTAATGATTTTGGCTCTGTGCGCAATAATAAGCGCACAGTCCAAAATTTTAATATGCATGGATCTTCAACAAACCGATCATCTCAAAGCATACGGTGTTACTTACAACGCTTTAGATAGAGGTCTCACAGCTGATTGGCTTCTCAATTATCGAGGCGGTTCATTTCTATTTGACTTTGACGATGATCTTGCTTTAAGATGCAAATTAAAAGGTGTTTCTTACGAACTCCTTTCTTCTCCACAAACAGTTGAAATTCTAGCTTATGTTCAAAATGAAGAACAGAATATGGATGTTGTTCGATTAGAAAAATCTCCGAAGATAGCAGTGTTTGTTCCTGAAGGATTTCTCCCGTGGGATGATGCCGTTTCTCTTGTTTTGGATTATGCGGAAGTTCCATATGATAAAATATGGATTCAAGAAATAATTCAAGGCGATCTTCAAAAATATGATTGGCTTCATCTTCATCACGAAGATTTTACAGGGCAGTATGGAAAATTTTATGCAAGCTACAGCAATGCGCAGTGGTATATTGAACAGCAAATGTTATATGAAAACGAAGCCAAAAAATTAGGTTTTACAAAAGTTAGCGAAATGGAACGAGCGGTTGTTTTTGAAATTAGAAATTACATTGCCGAAGGCGGGTTCTTGTTTGCAATGTGCTCCGCTACTGATTCTTATGATATAGCTTTGGCTGCAGTAAATACTGATATTGCTGATAGAATGTTTGACGGAGATCCTCCCGACGCAAACGCTCAAGAAAAATTAGATTTTTCTCAAACACTTGCGTTTGAAAACTTTCAGTTAGAAATGAACCCTTACGTTTATGAATACAGTGATATTGATATTCAACCTTTGGAAGTTGGGAATCAGCAGAATGATTATTTCACTTTATTCGAGTTTTCTGCTAAGTACGATCCGGTTCCTACAATGTTAACTCAAAACCACGTTAATGTTATTCGTGGATTTATGGGACAAACAACAATGTTCAGAAAACATTTAATAAAAAATTCAGTTTATATTTTGGGCGAACGCGAGGGAACAGATCAAGTTAAATATATTCATGGAAATTTTGGCAGAGGATTCTTTTCGTTTTATGGCGGACATGACCCTGAAGATTATCAACATGCGGTTGGTGACCCTGAAACCGATTTGAGTCTATATAAAAACTCGCCGGGTTACAGATTAATATTAAATAATATTTTATTCCCCGCAGCAAAAAAGAAAAAACAAAAAACATAACCGGAAGCTTTATGAGATTTTTAAAAATTAAAAACAGCAATGAACAAGTTGAAGTCGGTAAAATAGTTTGTGTCGGCAGAAATTATGCAAAACATGCCGAAGAACTCGGTAACGAAATACCTGAATTCCCATTAATATTTTTAAAGCCGGCTTCGGTTTTAATATCAGATAATGAAAATATTATTAAACCCAAAAATTCGGGTGAGCTTCACCATGAAGTAGAACTGGTTTTATTGATTGGTGAAACAATTAAAGATGCAGACGAAACACAAGCTGAAAATGCAATAGCTGGTTATGCCGTTGGACTTGATATGACTCTTCGGGATATCCAAAGTGAGTTAAAAAAGAAAGGTCATCCTTGGACTCTTGCAAAAGTTTTTGACACTTCTGCTGTCATTTCAGAGTTCGTTAGTAAGAAAGATTATCAATTAAGCGGAAATGAAAAAATAGAACTTTACATAAATGATGAAATCAAACAATCATCCTCGTTAGATTTTATGCTGTTTAATTCAACTCAAATTGTTGCATATCTATCTTCAAAATTCACGTTGGAAAAAGGAGATTTAATATTTACCGGAACTCCGGAGGGTGTTGGAGCTGTTAATATTGGAGACGAAATTAAAGCCGAAATTGAGAATATTGGTAAACTAAAACTGAAAGTAGAATAAACTATGAATATAAAATTCGCTATCATAGCATTACTCGTTTTAATTACTACATCATGTGCACAAAGACCAAATGTGCCATCAATAACAATTGAAGAATTTATTGAAAAAATCGAAACAGATACTTCACTGGTTATCTTAGATGTAAGAACTCCGCAAGAATTGGTTGGGCCGCTCGGGAAAATTGAATCAGTTATAAATATTCCTGTTCAAGAATTATCTGATAGAGTTAGTGAATTAGAGAAATATAAAGGGAAAAACATAGCGGTTATTTGTCGTACCGGGAATAGATCAACTTTTGCGACAAAAATACTTATAGAAAACGGTCATAAAGCTGAAAACGTGTTGGACGGAATGGTGAAGTATAGGAAATAAAAGGGAAATAATGATTCAAATATTTGGAACCAAAAAGTGTAAGGAAACACAAAAGGCAGAACGTTTTTTTAAAGAAAGAAAAATTGATTATCAATTTTGTGATCTTACCGAAAAAGGTGTGAGTAAAAAGGAATTTGATAATTTTTTGCAATTTTATGAACTTGAAGAACTTATAGACAAGGAAGGCAAACATTATAAAAAAAGAAATTTGCAATATATTCTGCATAATATCGAAACAGAATTGTTGGAAGATCCGTTGCTCTTTAAAACTCCGATTGTAAGATTAAATAGAAAAGTTGTTCTTGGTTACAATGTAGATGCTTGGTCAACATTTGCTTCCGAAGCAGATTGATTTATCACCGATAAAGGAATCACGGCCTTAATTTTTGTACCATCCTTTATCATCGATTTAATAGAAAACTTTCCTTGCAAAAAGAGAATTCTTTCTTCCATGCTTTTTAAACCCATACGTCTGCTGTTACTTGAATGAAGAATGTCTTCAACCTCAAAACCTTTACCGTCATCTTCTATTCTAATAATTAGAGAATCATCTTGAGTTACTAGTATAACAAGTGCGCTATTAGCGTCTGAATGTTTTCTTACATTCCAAAGTGCTTCCTGTATGAAGCGATATATATTATTCCCGGATTCTTCGGAGATTTTGAAAGACTCCTCTAAATTTGTAAAAAATTCCACATCAATTTTCATGTGGTTGTTAAAATCATTACATAGTGCATGAATAGAATTTACAAACCCTGTTTGTTTGATAGAATTTGCATGAAGAAAATAAGCTAAGTCCCGCAAGTAAATTGTTAACTCCGAAATTTTATCTGAAATCCACGAGTAATTTTCATGCTCGGCTTTATTGCTTTCAATCAATTTATCGACTTCTAATTTTAACACCGCCATATCTTGAGCAATATGATCATGTAGATCTCTGGCAATCTTTTCGCTTTGTTCTTCCTGCGCGGTAAAAATTCTTTGTGTTAATATCCTAATATTCTTTTCAGATTCTTGGAGCTGACTTGTTCTAATTTTCACTTTTTCTTCAAGCAAATTTGAATAGCGTGATCTTACTATATAATTATAGATTGAATAGCTGACTGCAACCGATAATAACACGAGTAGAGCCAAAAACCAACTCTGTATATAAAATGGTGATCCAATAAAAATCGTATTAGAGTAAACAGTATCACTTGAAACACCGTTTGGATTAATTGATGAAACCCCAACCTTATATTCACCGGGGGCAAGGTTTCTTAAGTAAAATGAAGTTTCGTTTGTATTATAAATCTCGGTTGTTCCGTCATCAATGTTTTCTAATAAAACAGAATAGGTCATTGCAGTTTCATCGATGAAGCTTGGTGAATTGTACATTATAATCAAATCATTATTTGTGTGGGGAAATTCAATCTCTTCAGTTATATTGTTAATATTACCATCCAGATCAGAAATTCCGATAAAATTAATTTTTGGTTTAATCTCGTAATACTCAGCATGATATGCTTCTGGAATAAAAATTGAAAGCCCATTTTCAGTACCGATATAAACTTTATTATCATCAAAAAGAAAAGCATCGCGATTAGTTTCAACACCGGCAAAACCATCCTTTGTTGTAAATCTCCTAAATTCACCGGTTTTGGGATTCCACCTTAAAGCTCCGCCCATTAGTCCAAACCATATATAATCATTTTCTTTTTCGATAAAGAAAATAGGATCAGAAATTTTTAAGTCGGGGAATTCTTTTAATTCTTTTCCGTCAAAAACCAATAAACCGCCGTAAGAACCGATGAGCCAGTTATTTTCGCTAATATTTAAGAGAGCATATATTTCATCCTTTTGTTTATCAGCAACTTTATATTGAGTAAACCCTCCGTTTAGAAGGTTGTATAAATAAACCCCTCTTCTTGTTGCAAGTATCAGCTTATTTTCACTAAAATAATCCATTGCTCGGATATTTAGGTTATGCTCACGAAAAATCTCGCTGAAATAATCATTAGAAAGTTTGTTCAAGCTACTAAATGTTGAGAAATAGATATGCTGTTCTGATGCAAGAAATAAACTCATATAACTGGTTTTAATATTAGAATCTATTACTAACCAATCCAGATATCCATTTCTACTAATAGTACCAACCCCCATGCGTTGTGACGTGAAATAAACTCTATCATCATTAGGATTATATTCGGTCTTGATTATCCTTGAAAATAAATCAAAATCGTTTTGGTTTAGATGAATGCGTTTAACAAGTTCCCCTTGAATAAAAGTGAAACCGGAATTGTGACCCAAGATTAAAGGTCCATCAGGAAATCTGGAAATTGAAGTAACTTCATTTTCCAAAAAAGTAGATGAGTTTAGATGATTGGAAAATGGGGAATACCGAATTTTGCTTATTCCTCTTAGTGTAGTTATCCATAAATTTTTTTCATAATCAATATATACTGAAGTTGCGCCTGAAGTTGTAAAGTTTTCACTTACATCTAGTTTTTTAATGGATTTAAAAACAGAAGAATATTGATAAAGATGGAATTTTGTCCCGAAATAAAAATCATTATTTGGTGATTTTGCAAGAAAAGGAAGGTTGATGTGTTCTTCGTAAAAATTAAGAAACATGTTTGTAATTATTTTTTCATAATGTGTCCCAGTTAATTTACCAATCCATGTTTTAGTAAGAAAATACACCTCATTGTTTAAGTAATCATTCAAGATAGTGTAAACAGGAATATCTGCGTTGACTAAATTTTTGCTAATTCTATTACCCTGAAAATCATGTTGAAACAGTCCTTTGTTTGTCGCAACAAGTATATGTTCGTCAATAAACCTTACATCATAAATAATATCTGTGTCTTCAATTTCTATTCTAGTTAGAGCTAAACTATCATTTGTTGAGATTAGAACTTCCGTTCGGTTAACAACCAGAATAATTCTTCTCTCATCAGAAGTGTACGAAATATCAAAAGAAAGTAATGATTTGTATTCATTACCCATGGAAGGTAAATTCGACCATTCAGAATCTTTCAAATAAAATATTTTTTTACTTTGGTCATAAGGGATAGCCCATAGAATTCCCTTTTCATCTAATCTAAGAATCTGAAAATGTAAATCGGCCTTTTCACTACCCAAAGAATCGTGTAGTATCCAATTATTCCCATCGTACTCAATCAACCCTTTTTCTGAAGCAAACCACATGTTACCGTTACTAGCTTGAACACAATCATAAATTGTTGAAACAGGTAAACCATCAACTGCTGTGTAATTTTTTATAAGTGATTGTTGTGGGAAAATTGTTGTTGTAAAGATTAGAACTATAATGATGATGTTGAGTGGATGCATTGATTATTTGATATATATGACGATTAAATCAAATATAATAAAATTGTTAAATAATACTCCTAATTTCGAGCGCGGAAATAAAGTCATCATGTCCTTTGAACTGAACGGCATCCCAACCAACTAATTTCGCAGCTTCTACATATTCTAAAATATCATCGGTGTAAAAATGCGCATCGGATTTTTCGTTTGTAAATTTTTCAACTGCTCTAAAAATTTCACTTTCGGGTTTAGAAAATCCTACTTCGTAGGAAAGTATTTGTTTATCAAAATACTTTAGAAAATCGTATTCGCCCCAGCCATACTGCTTATGAATGATATTCGTGTTCGATAATAAAACTAATTTATAGTTTTCTTTTAACTTCGGTAGAAGATCAATCATTTGTTGATTAACAGTGAACATCTTCGAATAAATATTACAAAATTCTTCTGCAGAAACTTTATGTTCCAGCCAATCAAGCATCGTGTTTATGAATTGGTCGATTTCTACTTTACCATTATCAAAAAGTTGATGGACATGATAATTCTCATTATACAATTTATCAAATCGATCTCCTAAACCTGATTCAATTTTATTAAAATTATCTATTACTATTTGTGAATCGAATGGAAGAAGGACTTTCCCTAAATCAAAAACAATAACACGGTAATCTGAATTTTTCATAGAAAGGATTTGCGGTCGATCTCTAGGATCGACCGCATTAATTAGTTAAACATTGTGTCCGGTAAATTTTGATTGACTTTTATTTCCGTTACTTCTAAATCTATTGATTGTGGACCAATCTGCTGAGTTAACTTGTGTGGATAAAGTAAACCATTGACTTCTCTGTAATCACTCATATCTACAGTTTGATTAAAACTTCCTTGAGGTGTGTCAACGGTCGCGATTTCTCTAACCTTTAATCCGCTTTCAACATCAAAATAATGATACCATTTTTTCCCCGAAGGTAAGGTTAACTCAATTTCGTAAGCATCCTTCCCATTGACATCTTTAATACCTTTTATTGCAGATGAAATACCGTGTTTATCATAATCAAAATAGAGATTAAATGTTGATTGGTACTTCAATCCTTCAAGTTGATTTCCCTCAATAGGTTGTTCTTGTCCGTTTGCTATTTGCTTGCCTGACTCACCATTAAAAATTGTTGTTTGCTTAAATACACCGGCATCAAGTTCTTGGAAGAGTTTATTCGGAGATTTTCTTGCAATAGTTAGCGTAATATCGAAACCTTGAACTTTTCCTTTTAACGACGTTGTAACATCATTCACGGACTCTAACTTTTCTTTCCCGCCTTGAGCTTTAATATAATTCTCGATTATTGATTCAACAGTCACGCTTTCATCAACTTTTTTTGCATCCGGATCGTATTCAACGGTATGAATATCATAATAATTTAATTTTCCGCTTAAAGAAAATTTTTCTAAATCCTCTGCTACTTCTTCAGCCTTCCCGACAACCAAAATATAAGCTTCATCAGGATTTATATATTTTTTAGAAACCGCAATAACATCTTCTTTTGTAATAGCCGCTAAATTTTTAAGATAGTTTTGATAATAATCCGCAGACAAATTATATCGTTCAATGTTTAGTGCAAATCGAGCTATAGTTTGTGGATCTTCAAGTGATCGTGCAAATATACCTGTCAAATAATTTTTTGCTGTTTCAAATTCTTCATCCGTAAATTCACCTGTTCGCATTTTTTTCATTTCGGAAAGTATTTCTGTAATTGTACTATCTGTAACATCATTTCTAACCTGAGTTGAAGCATCAAATCGACCAATAAGTTCATCGGAATCTATGCTTGATCTTGCTCCGTAAGTGTAACCTTTAGCCTCACGTAAATTAGAATTAAGCTTTGAAGAAAAGTATCCACCGAGTATCATATTCGCAACTGATACTTTTATTGCGTCGGCAGACCCAACTTTAAAATTAACCGGATATGAAACATGTAAAACTGATTGAACAGATTGAGGTCTATCAACAATAGCCACTTTATTTACCAATGGTGCTGCGGGAGTTTTATATTTCAGCTCAGCAACTTCTTTCGATTTCCAATTCCCGAAATATTTATCAACCAATTCTTCCGCTTCATCGGTATCGATGTCTCCGACTATTGCCAAGTAGGAAATCGATGGACTAAAGTAATTATCATAATATTGCTGGCAGACTTCCAGTGAAATATTTTCAACAGTTTGTTCGGTTACTTGTTCACCGTATGGATGTTCTAAACCGTAAACAAGTGCATTTCTTACATTATTAGCAATAGTATTTGGATCATCTTTCTGAGCTTTCAATCCTGAAATCGTCTGCTTTTTTAATTTATCCAATTCATCTTGTTGGAAGCTCGCATTTAAGACTATATCCGACATTAATTCAAGAAGTCTATCGGTATGCTTAGTTAGCGAACTTGCATATACTCCCGTGGATGATGTTGATAGTGTCGCGCCAATAAAATCAACAGCTTCGTCAATTTCCGATTTTGATTTGGTTGTCGTCCCTGTTCTCAGTAAAGGACCCACAATAGAAGTAAAACCGGCATATTCATTTTCTAAAATAGGATCGCGGTCAATTACTAGAGAAAAAGCAACTCTAGGCAGTTTATCATTCTTAACAACAAATACTTTTAAACCGTTTTCTAAAGTGAAAGAATGCGGATTGCTTAATTGAATTTCCGGTGCTGGGCCTGCTTCCGGCATAACTGATCTATCAACTTGTGCAAAAAGCGACATTGATAATAGAACAGTAAAAATCATTAAAAATTTATTATTCATTTCATTCTCCAATTTTCTCACAAACTTTTAGTTCTGTTGCGATTTAGGTAAATAGTATAGCACAACTCGATTATCATTATTCAAGTATTCTCTTGCAACTCGTTGAATATCTTCTTTTGTTACTTTCATGTATCTATCTAACTCAGTGTTAATCAAATCGGCATCACCGAAATAGACATGATAATTAGCAAGACTTTCCGCGATTCCCGCAACAGTTGAATTACTTTGTACAAAACCACTTTCAACTTGATTACGAAGTTTTTCAAATTCGGTATCGGAAATAAGTTCATTTTTCACCCGTTCAATTTCTACGTCCATCGCATCTTCAACTTCTTTAGCATCATTTCCAACTGTCGGAAGACCAAAAGTTATAAATTGTCCTTCTCCTTCCAATGCTAGCGGGATAGATGCAGCTTGAAGTGCAATTTGTTTTTCGTCAACTAGTGCTTTATACATTCTTGAACTTTGTCCGCCTGAAAGTAAAGTTGTTAACATATTAATTGCGTAATAATCATCTGTTCCTTGTGCAGGTATTCTGTAAGATTGAATTACAGCCGGAAGTTGTATGTTATCGTAAACAGTATCTCTAACTTCTTCAGTCATTTCAGGTTCAACAACGTTTGGTCGAACAATTTCACGAGTACCCTTAGGTATTTCAGAAAAGTAGTCTTCAATCCACTCTTTAGCTTGATCAATATCGATATCCCCGGCGATCGATAAAGTTGCGTTTTGCGGAACATAATATGTCTCATAGAATTCAATAAATTCATCAATAGTAGCCAAGTCGATATATTGAGTTGAACCGATTGGTGTCCAGCTATAAGGATAAACTTTATAAGCTCGTTTAAACAACTCTTCCAAAAGTGAACCATAAGGCTGGTTATCATATCTTTGACTTCTTTCTTCTTTAACTACTTTGCGTTGTGTTTCTACACCTATTGAATCAATTTTCGAATGAAGAAGTCTTTCAGATTCCAACCAAAGACCAAGCTTTAATTGATTTGATGGAAGTATTTGGTAGTAAAAAGTTCGATCGAATGAAGTGTTTGCGTTAAGTGTCCCGCCGTTTCCTTGAACAATCTTAAAATACTCACCGCGTGGAATATTTTCGGAACCTTCAAACATTAGATGTTCGAAAAAATGAGCAAATCCTGTTCGTTCCGGATGTTCATTTTTTGAACCAACGTGATACATAACAGAGACAGCAACAATCGGGGTTGAGTTATCTTGATGAAGAATCACATGCAACCCGTTATTAAGTGTGTATTCTACAAATTCAATTTCTTTTGAATCCGCTAATACAAAAAGAGAGAGTATCATCATTAAAATGATGATCAATTTCCTGTTCATAAAACACCTTTAAAGTTAATGACTGATTGATCAAATATTATTTTCAAAAATAAACTTCTTTTTCTTTAATAGATAGATTGTTATTAGAATCACAGAATAATCCAAAGTATTCTTAAAGGAAAAGAATAAATTTTTATATTATTGTGGCTCCAAAAAATGAGAATTAGTCGAGAGGATATATATGTCAGTTAAAACGAAAATAACCGTCGCCAAGGGAGATGGAATTGGTCCGGAAATTATGGACGCAACTTTAAGAATTTTGGAAGCCGGGGAAGCCAATCTAGATATTGAAGAAATTAAAATTGGTGAAAAAGTATATTTGCGAGGAATTGAAAGTGGTTTAGGTGAAGGTTCATGGGATTCTTTACGAAAAACAAAAATTTTTCTGAAAGCTCCGATCACCACACCTCAAGGAGGCGGATATAAAAGTTTGAACGTAACTACACGTAAAGCCTTTGGTCTATATGCTAATGTAAGACCATGTATTTCTTATAGACCATTTGTGAGAACAAAGCATCCCGATATGGACGTAGTAATAATAAGAGAAAATGAAGAGGATTTATATTCGGGAATTGAGCACCGTCAAACAGATCAAGTTGTTCAATGTCTTAAACTATATAGCAGACCGGGAATCGAAAAAATTATTCGTTACGCTTTTGAATATGCAATTGAATACGATCGAAAAAAAGTTTCTTGCTTTGTAAAAGATAACATTATGAAAATAACAGATGGATTATTTCATCAAATCTTTGATGAGATATCAAAAGAATATCCAAAAATTGAGACAGATACTTGGATTGTTGATATCGGTGCTGCAAGATTGGCAGACACGCCGCA
It contains:
- a CDS encoding asparagine synthetase B, whose protein sequence is MDLQQTDHLKAYGVTYNALDRGLTADWLLNYRGGSFLFDFDDDLALRCKLKGVSYELLSSPQTVEILAYVQNEEQNMDVVRLEKSPKIAVFVPEGFLPWDDAVSLVLDYAEVPYDKIWIQEIIQGDLQKYDWLHLHHEDFTGQYGKFYASYSNAQWYIEQQMLYENEAKKLGFTKVSEMERAVVFEIRNYIAEGGFLFAMCSATDSYDIALAAVNTDIADRMFDGDPPDANAQEKLDFSQTLAFENFQLEMNPYVYEYSDIDIQPLEVGNQQNDYFTLFEFSAKYDPVPTMLTQNHVNVIRGFMGQTTMFRKHLIKNSVYILGEREGTDQVKYIHGNFGRGFFSFYGGHDPEDYQHAVGDPETDLSLYKNSPGYRLILNNILFPAAKKKKQKT
- a CDS encoding fumarylacetoacetate hydrolase family protein; amino-acid sequence: MRFLKIKNSNEQVEVGKIVCVGRNYAKHAEELGNEIPEFPLIFLKPASVLISDNENIIKPKNSGELHHEVELVLLIGETIKDADETQAENAIAGYAVGLDMTLRDIQSELKKKGHPWTLAKVFDTSAVISEFVSKKDYQLSGNEKIELYINDEIKQSSSLDFMLFNSTQIVAYLSSKFTLEKGDLIFTGTPEGVGAVNIGDEIKAEIENIGKLKLKVE
- a CDS encoding rhodanese-like domain-containing protein translates to MNIKFAIIALLVLITTSCAQRPNVPSITIEEFIEKIETDTSLVILDVRTPQELVGPLGKIESVINIPVQELSDRVSELEKYKGKNIAVICRTGNRSTFATKILIENGHKAENVLDGMVKYRK
- a CDS encoding ArsC/Spx/MgsR family protein; this translates as MIQIFGTKKCKETQKAERFFKERKIDYQFCDLTEKGVSKKEFDNFLQFYELEELIDKEGKHYKKRNLQYILHNIETELLEDPLLFKTPIVRLNRKVVLGYNVDAWSTFASEAD
- a CDS encoding HAD family phosphatase, with amino-acid sequence MKNSDYRVIVFDLGKVLLPFDSQIVIDNFNKIESGLGDRFDKLYNENYHVHQLFDNGKVEIDQFINTMLDWLEHKVSAEEFCNIYSKMFTVNQQMIDLLPKLKENYKLVLLSNTNIIHKQYGWGEYDFLKYFDKQILSYEVGFSKPESEIFRAVEKFTNEKSDAHFYTDDILEYVEAAKLVGWDAVQFKGHDDFISALEIRSII
- a CDS encoding insulinase family protein — translated: MNNKFLMIFTVLLSMSLFAQVDRSVMPEAGPAPEIQLSNPHSFTLENGLKVFVVKNDKLPRVAFSLVIDRDPILENEYAGFTSIVGPLLRTGTTTKSKSEIDEAVDFIGATLSTSSTGVYASSLTKHTDRLLELMSDIVLNASFQQDELDKLKKQTISGLKAQKDDPNTIANNVRNALVYGLEHPYGEQVTEQTVENISLEVCQQYYDNYFSPSISYLAIVGDIDTDEAEELVDKYFGNWKSKEVAELKYKTPAAPLVNKVAIVDRPQSVQSVLHVSYPVNFKVGSADAIKVSVANMILGGYFSSKLNSNLREAKGYTYGARSSIDSDELIGRFDASTQVRNDVTDSTITEILSEMKKMRTGEFTDEEFETAKNYLTGIFARSLEDPQTIARFALNIERYNLSADYYQNYLKNLAAITKEDVIAVSKKYINPDEAYILVVGKAEEVAEDLEKFSLSGKLNYYDIHTVEYDPDAKKVDESVTVESIIENYIKAQGGKEKLESVNDVTTSLKGKVQGFDITLTIARKSPNKLFQELDAGVFKQTTIFNGESGKQIANGQEQPIEGNQLEGLKYQSTFNLYFDYDKHGISSAIKGIKDVNGKDAYEIELTLPSGKKWYHYFDVESGLKVREIATVDTPQGSFNQTVDMSDYREVNGLLYPHKLTQQIGPQSIDLEVTEIKVNQNLPDTMFN
- a CDS encoding pitrilysin family protein; translation: MNRKLIIILMMILSLFVLADSKEIEFVEYTLNNGLHVILHQDNSTPIVAVSVMYHVGSKNEHPERTGFAHFFEHLMFEGSENIPRGEYFKIVQGNGGTLNANTSFDRTFYYQILPSNQLKLGLWLESERLLHSKIDSIGVETQRKVVKEERSQRYDNQPYGSLLEELFKRAYKVYPYSWTPIGSTQYIDLATIDEFIEFYETYYVPQNATLSIAGDIDIDQAKEWIEDYFSEIPKGTREIVRPNVVEPEMTEEVRDTVYDNIQLPAVIQSYRIPAQGTDDYYAINMLTTLLSGGQSSRMYKALVDEKQIALQAASIPLALEGEGQFITFGLPTVGNDAKEVEDAMDVEIERVKNELISDTEFEKLRNQVESGFVQSNSTVAGIAESLANYHVYFGDADLINTELDRYMKVTKEDIQRVAREYLNNDNRVVLYYLPKSQQN